The window TAATGTGGCATCTACAATTTGTCCCCACACATGCTATATGCCACACATATATTTGAATATTTGATATAGGATCTTATAcccatctaattttttttttttaaatttcaaactaaaaaaaataagggaagtggttaaaaataaagtttaaaattttataaaatttcaaaaaaccaCTTTACTATATTAGAATCAAGAggtatttatataattttgaaTCAATTTGAATACAATCTTGAggctttttcatttttcatttctggTTGAGACATGGTAATGGTCTGGCAGatgaatttcttatttttaaggGTTAGAATAATACCTAGCTAGACGATAACTATGGCCACACCATAACACCATTTTATTTATCAACCTTGTGATATTAGGAGGCTTGGACCTGATAGGTTGGTTGACTGGATTGGAGTGATTTGACTATCATTATTTATTGGTTATTATTAATCCCCTGGGTGTGGATGTGATGGCTGTTGTCATGGCTTCTTCATGGAATCtgataaaaggagaaaaaacagATTGGGTCAAAAGAATATTTTATTCAACAAAGGTGTGCATTAGGAAGGATTAGTTGGCGAAATGTGAACCGAAGACCTCCACTTAGTTTCATCGAAACTTCATTCTAGTCATAGATAGATCACCTTGGTTGATGTAATGGTGTGTCATGGATTTCCCTATGGACTCatggcagagagagagagagagagagagagagaggttttctCAAGAGGATCCATTAGTGACTCCAATAATTTATAAATATCTCATTAATCCAACTAGCTAATCCACTAGCCCATTCTTCAATTGCTTTGTTAACTGGGTATTTGATATAAAACCTCATCAGCCATCACACCACAAAGGGAAGAAAGTAATATGGCTTCcacaatgaaagaagaagaaagtgagtTGTTGGCCATGCAAATGGTGAGTGCTTCTGTTACTCCCATGGTATTGAAAGCAGCTATGGATCTTCATGTCTTTGACATAATAGCCGAAGCTGGTCCCGGTGCATGCCTCTCCCCTCTAGAAATCGCATCTCGGCTCCCCACTCAGAACCCAGATGCGCCCTGTCTCCTCGATCGTATGCTGCGTCTTCTGGTTTCCCACTCTCTCCTCACTTGCACTGTGATCAGCCATGATCACAGGATCTATGGCTTGGCACCTGCTTCTAAACTGTTTATTAAGGATAAGGATGGAGGGTCCTTGGCTCCCATGTTTCATATTGTCCAGGATCAGGCTATCATCAAGAGCTGGTATTAATCCTTTATAGATTATCCATTTAAATGGTAAAGATCTATTTGTTTCTGGGTGTTTCTTTTCACTGATTAATTAATCTTCTTTTCTTAGGTACCACCTGAAGGAATCAATTCTAGAAGGAGGTGAGCGTCCATTCTATAAGGCACATGGAGAGAGCGCACATGACTACGTTTTGAAGGACCCTAAATTGAAGGAGGTTTTAGGAAGCCTACTGTTAGAATACAATATCCCCTTCATGAAGAAGTTTCTTGATACATATAAAGGGTTTGAAGGCTTGCAAGTTCTGGTTGATGTAGGCGGAGGGGTTGGACTAGTCCTCAGCATGATCATCTCCAAATATCCATCCATTAAGGGCATCAACCTCGATCTTCCTCATGTCATAGAAAGAGCTCCAACTTATTCAGGTATGGTGGCTCAGTAAGAGCCCTAGgctccactttttttttcaattgaaaaagtttattaaagaagagaaacccacaaatgaaaaaaaaaaaaaaaatggccactGTCCGGACTGGCTGCAACCCCATGGTAACAGCCAAGGGAATGAATTTTCCTATCCCAATTCTTAAGATTCCATTCCCCTGATTGATACCAaaggttgcagctacttggctgGGCAGTGGCCAAGTTTCACCTGACAAAAGCCACAAAGAGAAGTTAATGATACACCGAAACTAAAGGAGGGGATAAGAGGAAGGTCCCATGAAGAAGCGAGATgtctgtttctattttctatcaagacaaaatatataattttgaaCAACTTTGTTCTTTACTTTGAATGTGATAACATCAGATATCTGCTCCAAGGTACGTCTAGcaattcttcttttatttattttcaccaGAATATGATAGATCATTGTACTGAAAATCAATTTATCAAAGTAGTCACAGGGGAATTTTCAATTTATCAAAGTAGTCACAGGGGAATTTTCCGAACTCCATTTCCCATGGAAAGGAAGAATTTACCATTAGGCTccatttattttctaataaattAAACATacaaaaagtatttttttttttaatatattctttactGTTTTTCCATGGCTTTTCcttgaaaacaaacaaaatacttTCAAATGCAGAGTGATCCGATATCCGATTTCTAGTTATAAAACATTGACTCTGCCAACCTTCCATCATTGTGAGCTAAGATTGCTGAAATATTAAGTCTCAATCTGTTTTAGGTTAGTGGTTGGTTTAGGGTTCCCATATGAACCATCCAATAATTCTCTAGTGTACTTTATCATACCTtgattttacctttttttttttctttaaatagttTTATTTATCTAAATAAATAACTCGAATGACAATGGATGATTTTGATGTAGGCGTGGAACA is drawn from Macadamia integrifolia cultivar HAES 741 chromosome 7, SCU_Mint_v3, whole genome shotgun sequence and contains these coding sequences:
- the LOC122085017 gene encoding caffeic acid 3-O-methyltransferase-like; the protein is MASTMKEEESELLAMQMVSASVTPMVLKAAMDLHVFDIIAEAGPGACLSPLEIASRLPTQNPDAPCLLDRMLRLLVSHSLLTCTVISHDHRIYGLAPASKLFIKDKDGGSLAPMFHIVQDQAIIKSWYHLKESILEGGERPFYKAHGESAHDYVLKDPKLKEVLGSLLLEYNIPFMKKFLDTYKGFEGLQVLVDVGGGVGLVLSMIISKYPSIKGINLDLPHVIERAPTYSGVEHVRGDLFASIPKGDAIFMKSIMHHYSDEQCVKLLKNCYEALPDFGKVIVVDLVVPTSPKTNATTKSILQMDMFISTMLNPIGRERTEEEYTTLAREAGFDRISVEYCAYTFSVMEFYKCNN